Proteins from one Fragaria vesca subsp. vesca linkage group LG6, FraVesHawaii_1.0, whole genome shotgun sequence genomic window:
- the LOC101299500 gene encoding transcription initiation factor TFIID subunit 9-like isoform 2, with product MAGEEEDLPRDAKIVKTLLKSMGVEDYEPRVIHQFLELWYRYVVDVLSDAQVYSEHAGKGSIDCDDVKLAIQSKVNFSFSQPPPREVLLELARNRNKIPLPKSISGPGVALPPDQDTLISPNYQLAFPKKQAAQPVEEMEEDEEAVEPNPPQEQKPTDLPQNTPHRVSFPLVKRNN from the exons ATGGCAGGGGAAGAAGAGGACTTGCCGAGAGATGCAAAGATTGTGAAGACGCTGCTAAAGTCAATGGGAGTGGAGGACTATGAGCCTCGGGTTATTCACCAATTCTTGGAGCTATGGTATCGATACGTGGTGGATGTACTCTCTGATGCTCAAGTTTACTCTGAACACGCAGGCAAGGGTTCCATTGATTGCGATGATGTCAAGCTTGCCATTCAGTCCAAGGTCAATTTCAGCTTCTCGCAGCCCCCTCCAAGAGAG GTTCTACTGGAGTTGGCCAGAAACAGGAACAAAATCCCACTGCCAAAATCCATCTCAGGGCCGGGTGTGGCGCTTCCACCTGACCAGGACACCTTAATCAGCCCAAATTATCAACTGGCATTCCCAAAGAAACAAGCAGCTCAACCAGTTGAAGAAATGGAAGAAGATGAAGAAGCTGTTGAACCCAATCCACCCCAAGAGCAGAAGCCTACCGATCTGCCGCAGAATACACCCCACAGGGTATCTTTCCCCCTTGTGAAACGCAACAACTGA
- the LOC101299975 gene encoding uncharacterized protein LOC101299975: MTVPIALYATPPSSVCSHATFDFELSSRSSSSAASTPSTSQKPAVGGLSCLFSSSTVKHASSCSSFSGGGGEELGSMWPDRGEELKELSSSFRYSQSKFNGASMNNRDQSPISVFQGPVSSSSSGVSSSARSLPMRIARERSSNGDVSLNSMRCGSNGLFNGFVRGALGSTCVDYASPSFEVGNDAAAVLDELTFNMEDGFGDGNFEPYARELLMGAQMRHKIFYEDFVIKAFCEAEKAHRGQMRASGDPYLQHCVETAVLLALIGANSTVVAAGLLHDTLDDSVMSYDYIYGKFGAGVADLVEGVSKLSHLSKLARDNNTACKTVEADRLHTMFLAMADARAVLIKLADRLHNMMTLDALPLAKQQRFAKETLEIFVPLANRLGISSWKVQLENLCFKHLNPDQHKELSSKLEDSFDDAMITSATAILDQALREKAISYHVLCGRHKSLYSIYCKMLKKKLNMSEIHDIHGLRLIVEKEEDCYQALEVVRQLWTEVPGKFKDYITQPKCNGYQSLHTVVMGEGMVPLEVQIRTKEMHLQAEFGFAAHWRYKEGDCKHPSFVLQMVEWARWVVTWQCEAMSRDRSSITYADSIRPPCTFPSHSDDCPYSYKSHCGEDEPVFVIMIENDKMSVQEFAANSTIMDLVEKAGRGSMRWTTYGLPLKEELRPRLNQMPVSDPTCKLQMGDVVELTPAIPDKSLTEYREEIQRMYDRGRTVSSVGSPARSVVGWRR, encoded by the exons ATGACGGTTCCGATTGCTCTGTACGCGACGCCGCCGAGCAGTGTGTGCTCGCACGCCACGTTTGATTTCGAATTGAGCTCCCGATCTTCGTCTTCCGCGGCCTCGACGCCGTCCACGTCGCAGAAGCCGGCGGTGGGGGGCTTATCGTGCTTGTTCTCCTCCTCCACGGTGAAGCATGCTTCGTCTTGTTCCAGCTTTTCCGGTGGAGGAGGCGAGGAGTTAGGCTCGATGTGGCCTGATAGAGGTGAGGAGCTGAAGGAATTGAGTAGCTCGTTTCGGTATTCGCAGAGCAAGTTCAATGGGGCTTCGATGAATAATAGGGATCAGAGCCCGATTTCAGTGTTCCAGGGACCGGTTTCGAGTAGCAGCAGTGGGGTTTCGAGCTCTGCGAGGAGTCTTCCGATGAGAATTGCGAGGGAGAGGAGTAGCAATGGGGATGTGAGCTTGAATTCGATGCGGTGTGGGAGTAATGGGTTGTTTAATGGGTTTGTGAGGGGTGCTTTGGGGTCAACTTGTGTGGATTATGCCTCGCCGAGCTTTGAAGTAGGAAATGATGCTGCTGCTGTGCTTGATGAGTTGACTTTCAATATGGAGGATGGCTTTGGGGATGGCAATTTCGAGCCTTATGCAAGGGAGTTACTTATGGGCGCGCAAATGCGGCACAAGATTTTCTATGAAGATTTTGTTATCAAGGCTTTCTGTGAGGCTGAGAAAGCACACCGAGGGCAG ATGCGAGCAAGTGGTGATCCATATTTGCAGCATTGTGTTGAAACGGCGGTGCTGCTCGCATTGATCGGGGCTAATTCCACAGTTGTTGCTGCAGGGCTTTTGCATGACACGCTTGATGACTCTGTTATGAGTTATGACTATATATATGGAAAATTTGGAGCAGGAGTTGCTGATTTAGTTGAAGGG GTGTCAAAGCTAAGTCATTTGAGCAAGCTTGCCCGTGATAATAATACTGCGTGCAAGACAGTTGAGGCAGACCGTTTGCATACCATGTTCCTTGCCATGGCAGATGCTCGAGCTGTTCTCATTAAATTGGCTGATCGATTGCATAATATGATGACCCTGGATGCATTGCCCTTAGCTAAACAACAAAGGTTTGCAAAAGAGACTTTGGAGATCTTTGTGCCATTGGCTAACCGACTAGGAATCTCGAGCTGGAAGGTGCAGCTAGAAAATTTATGTTTTAAGCATCTCAATCCAGATCAACACAAAGAGCTATCGTCTAAGCTTGAAGATTCATTTGATGATGCAATGATTACTTCTGCCACAGCGATATTAGACCAAGCTCTTAGAGAAAAAGCCATTTCCTACCATGTCCTCTGTGGACGGCATAAGAGCTTGTATAGTATCTACTGCAAAATGTTGAA AAAAAAACTGAACATGAGTGAAATTCATGATATACATGGGCTACGTTTGATTGTTGAGAAAGAGGAAGATTGCTATCAGGCACTGGAAGTTGTTCGACAGCTATGGACTGAGGTTCCAGGGAAGTTCAAGGACTACATAACACAACCCAAGTGTAATGGGTACCAGTCACTTCACACTGTGGTCATGGGTGAAGGCATGGTTCCCCTAGAAGTGCAAATTCGAACAAAGGAGATGCATTTGCAAGCTGAGTTTGGATTTGCTGCTCATTGGAGATACAAGGAAGGTGATTGTAAGCACCCATCATTTGTGCTTCAGATGGTTGAGTGGGCAAGATGGGTGGTTACTTGGCAATGCGAGGCAATGAGCAGAGACAGGTCATCGATTACTTATGCCGACTCAATCAGGCCACCTTGCACGTTTCCTTCTCATTCCGATGACTGCCCTTATTCTTACAAATCCCACTGTGGTGAGGATGAGCCAGTGTTCGTCATCATGATAGAGAATGACAAG ATGTCTGTGCAAGAATTTGCTGCAAACTCGACGATTATGGATCTGGTTGAAAAAGCTGGGCGCGGGAGCATGAGATGGACAACATATGGACTCCCACTGAAGGAAGAACTAAGGCCTAGGCTGAACCAAATGCCAGTGAGTGATCCTACATGCAAGCTGCAGATGGGGGATGTAGTGGAGCTGACTCCAGCTATTCCTGACAAGTCATTAACAGAGTACAGGGAAGAAATCCAACGCATGTATGACCGGGGCAGGACTGTGTCAAGTGTAGGCTCTCCTGCCAGAAGTGTGGTAGGCTGGAGAAGATAA